The proteins below come from a single Cannabis sativa cultivar Pink pepper isolate KNU-18-1 chromosome 3, ASM2916894v1, whole genome shotgun sequence genomic window:
- the LOC115710943 gene encoding uncharacterized protein LOC115710943: protein MTSNIAESINSTITAARSVEAITTILYQVKVPNKGDFTINLLDKTCTCRRLQQDEIPCAHAIAVFAKRGLKAYDYVADYYKTSSMRATYDTTVHPLPNESEWRLPESLEKIVMPLKTKKISGRPRKKESDLEENQKL, encoded by the exons ATGACTTCAAACATAGCAGAGTCGATCAATTCTACAATCACAGCTGCAAGATCG GTTGAAGCAATAACTACTATACTATACCAAGTAAAAGTGCCAAACAAAGGGGATTTTACTATAAACTTACTTGACAAGACATGCACATGTAGAAGGCTCCAACAAGATGAGATACCATGTGCACATGCAATAGCAGTTTTTGCTAAAAGAGGACTAAAAGCTTATGACTATGTTGCTGACTACTATAAAACATCAAGTATGAGAGCAACATATGATACAACCGTACATCCTCTACCTAATGAAAGTGAATGGAGACTACCTGAGAGCTTGGAGAAGATTGTGATGCcactaaaaacaaaaaagatcTCAGGGAGACCTAGAAAAAAAGAATCAGATCTAGAGGAGAACCAAAAGTTATAA